The DNA window AAGTCATTAAAGCAATACAAAGTAATTTCTCATAGAAGTAACATAATGATGTATGTTATGCTCTGGGTCATTAAAAATATCATGAGGCTGATAGATCCGCACGTCCTTAGGAGAAAACAGTCCTGCCAAAAATAagggcaaaagaaagaagaataagcaATCTCCCTAAGCACATTTCCTGCCAAGGTTTGTAGGAAGGACTGATCCAACTGCTCCAGAGGAAATGCAATGCCATTCTAGccttgtgcatgcatgcatgtattCTCCCATAAAGACTGCTTTACTACGTTTCCCGCAGAACTAAGAGGTCAGAATCTACCATGGTCAGCAAGGAGGCATCCTTTGTATTCAGCTGAAAGAGAGCCTTCCGCAGCTTAGTGAAAGAGCCCTTGAGCTCTGTCTCCATTTCTGATTTCTGTAAGGAAGCTAGAAAATGAGagcagaagataaaatgaaacaaacaccAAACTTTGCCTTGGGGCCCCCTCTCAAGTATGCCTGTTAgagcagtgtttcccaaacttgccTGATAATACTCagctggggaaaataaaaaatatacaggcTCTCAAGCCCCTACCTGGAAATTCTGACTAGCAGGTgagtggggcccagaaatctttattttttaacaaccACTGGTGATTTCTTATATTTAGGCAAATATGAGAAACATCAGAGCATAGTATTTCTCAAGATCCTTTTCAGAGTAATAAGAATATTTGCACTAGCCACACACTATCCCTGGAAAAGAGGTAAAATGGGACCTCTAAGCTCCTATCTGCACTGTATTCCAGCATCATTACATTTACAACTAGacctggaaagagagaaggaaagcctATTAGGAACCATGAGCCTTACACCAAACTGGTTCCCAAATGCAGGTCTGAAGACCCTGAGCTACCACATGGTaacatgtttattcatttgagataaGCATGATgtcatgaattttaaaacatttatgaaatatttaggaaatataaaaggtacagagaataaaacaataaacatctGTGTACCTAACACCTCgcttagaaaatattaaaatgttctgtatcttctttTAAACGATGATGACAGTAGATgggtagtatttttttaaatgtcctaacttaaaaaaaaaatacaaggttgATAACCTTTGGTATTcacaaaattttctttgaaagtttATGATTACATGAAATCCCAAAGTCTGAGCACTACTGGGAAGTACCCATTAGAAATAATATTCTATACCATTTATGGAAGAGGAGCTATTTAGAACTAGATCCAGAGCAAACCATGCTTCATGCTGTTCAGAGCATCCAATCAGCACAGAGTCTTCTATTCTTTGTGTGTCCTGTCCAAACTTTGCCAGGAGCCTTTCCAActctaagaaacagaaaaggagaagggaagaaaacaaaggtttTCATTAAATCACTACAGCCATATTAACCTTCTAGAAAATCATCTACTTCAGCTTGAAGGAGGTATACCTGCTTCTAGCCACTGCCCTGCAGCTAATTAGCTATGTAATCTTGGTCTAATCACTTAGTGTCTCTTGGGCTCCATCTTCCCATCAGCAATCTGAAGTGTTCAGACTAAAGAAGGAATTCTTGCTGTGTACCACTGTATTCTAAGATTGTATCATGAAAGGAGCATATCCCCTAGTTCAAAACATACATGGTAGTTAATATATTATGGCgctgaaaaaaaaagtgtcatgcTTAAAATGCTAGAGCCAAATCAGTTACATATAATTTAGTCTCCAGATTATGTTGTGTGTGTGGGGTAGGGTAGACTATTCATCCAAGATCCCAGTCTGTATAATACAAGTGCTGTATAGGGAGAAAATATGTCCTGTGCGTGAAGGacatttatttgttcataatACAACATAACACTGCCTTCTGATGGCATCCTGATATTCTTCTGCACTGCTGGAAATGATCTATCCAAGTACTCAATATCTGACCCATGGAGCAAATTCACTGGCTTTGTATTTAGAAGTAAGTCATTGTATAGTGACATCCTATGAAACTGAAAGTTAGTACTTTGAATGCCAAATCCCAGTGGTTTAGATATCTCTATTTACATACCCTAAAAGAGTTCgcaaaacaaattaattttaactTCACTTTTAATTTTGACCCTTCTAGAAGAAATGAAGTCATGATGCAAATCTTTAATAGTAGAACAGTGTACAATTCCACAGAGGCTGGAAATCACTGGTTTAAGCAGGGTTTGGCAAAATATTTTCGGCTTTGTGAGCCATGTGGCTCTCTGTCACAACCACTCTGCTCTGCCACTGTAGTGcgaaaacagccacagacaatacgTAAGTGAattgagcatggctgtgttccaatatttacaaaataagcgGTGGGTTCCAATTTGGACAGCAGTTTCACTGACCCCTAGTTTAAGGCAACAGTGGTTCATACCATCACTAATATTTGGGCAATTCAGGTTTATACACTAAATAGTTAATTGGTAGAAATAGTTTGAAAAATCAGGACTCTGAAATTGAAGGATCCTTCTCAGGGATTTGATATGGATGAAATTCTGCTTAAATGCCACAGGCTGGTCTACTCTACTGGTCCTCTTTGGGCTTACCTAGTAGGCTATGCCGGGGGGCCTGGTATTGGTGTCCCGATTTCTGAAGCAAAGGAGCCAGGCTGTGAAAGAGATAAAATGCTCCTGTCTGCTGAGCTTTTTTACATGCATCATCATCTTCCTTCAGTTCAAATAAATACCTGTATATTGGAAACGAAGCATTATTAAAACCATACTCAGTTACTTGTATAGCATTCATCTGTCAGAATTTGGTCCTTGCATCCCTCTCTTATCAcagttatttccttttatttatatcctAAATTGCTCTTTCCCCTGAAAGACTATGATCTCCTTAAGGGCAGGGTCAGCCTTAGTTCTATATCTCCAGTAATTAGCATATTGAATGGCtcgattcaataaatatttattgaattgaactTCAAgggtaataaatatttactgaattgaaCTTCAAGGTACTTTGCCAATATTACGTTGTGAAGCAAGAATTTACATGCAGTGGAGTGAAAGGAAAACAAGTACAGTGATAAAACATCAACCACAGAATACCTAGGGATGGAAGCAGGCTTTATTATTGTAGACAAAGAGCAAACACCATACCTTAAGTAACTCTTTTTCAATCTAGGGATGATAAAGAGCAGATGTTATCTTCAATGCATTCATGCTTCCAACACCTAGTCCCCCACGTGGACACCATTAGCTCCTTATCTCTACCAAAGAGACCACTGATGGGAAAGCATAGCCTATACTTGATCTATACTTACTTAATAAGTGTAATATCTTCAATAGCCAAAATACAAATGTGGAAAAGACAACTTCCTATCATTAgtttctctaaaagaaatagtACTGGATCCAGATCTAGATTTTTCTAGCACCTTCGTAAAGATTACCTAAGTTTATCCCCTCAAGAGTTTTGGAAATCAGATCAGGGTCCACATGATTCAGGGGGTACTGAATGTAGATTCTCCTTCTGGAGCCTTAGGGATAACCATTTTTGCTCATTAAAAGCCCCAAACAGACTCGGATTTGTAGCAGATTTTGTCACTGAAGTAGGCAACACAATTTATGGATATTTCCTGTAGGATCTGGGAGCTTTTGTAACACTAACAGAGTTAGCACAACATGAAACTACAAAGCAAAATGATAAATGTGCCCCAGTGGCATCTTTAAGAACCTATTTTTGACTATATGATAAAAGGGGTTACAATGAGCTCTTTATAAACACAAGACCAAAGAAACCTGAGATTTTAATACTCATGGTATTTTTAAACTTACTGTAAGTCACTGCCGCTTCCTGGGGCAAAAACTTAATGCATGTCAAAGGAGAGACATGTGCCACTCAGAAGTTACCAAATATAAATGATAGAACAAACACCGCTGCCTTCCTAAAAGGACAGTAAGAGTGGTACAACCTGTGCTTTGCCCTAATGACCCTAAAAAGCAAAACACCTACAAAAACACCCAGGTTAAGGTCTTAAATCCGGGGCCTCACAGGAACTGGAACTGAGATCCAAAAAGTTCtttacattttccttcttgttcaggaacactaatttaaaaaattcattttcccccTTTAGTTGTAATAGCATGGAAACAACACTAAGATTATTAGACATAAActgttattttcctgtttataaaaataaaaagtcatcccataaaaatcagaaaatacagttAGCAATTTGTTCAAAAAAGGGAAATCATCAAGAATCTCACCATTCAAAGATGATAACTGTTTATACCTGGGAATTCTTCGAACTATTGTGTAACTACATAGATAGGTTTATTCAGAATTTGTATCCTttaatttgtatccttttttttctttaacatttttttaaaattttttttttaagattttgtttatttgagagagagaaagcatgagggaggaagggtcagagggagaagcagaccccctgctgagcagggagcccaatgtgggacttgatcctgggactcaggatcatgacctgagccgaggcagtcgcttaaccaactgagccatccaggcgccctctttaacattctttttttttttttttttttaagatttttatttatttatttgacagagagagagacagccagcgagagagggaacacagacagggggagtgggagaggaagaagcaggctcccagcggaggagcctgatgtggggcgtgatcccaggaccctgggatcacgccctgagccaaaggcagacacttaacaactgagccacccaggcgccccactttaaCATTCTTTTAATGTTATGTTCTTTATTGGTAGAATTTCATTCTCTCAtgatttttttacttgttttaaaatcactttaacaTGGTCATTTTTAGACCATTCAATAATTGCTCAATAATTCAATTATTGTTCTCAGAGTCTCAGCCTGAGAACTTCAAATAACCTACAATAATATAActacttcagttttcttttgttcatgTAATATTGTATGCTTGTGTGCCTTTAAATTCTGGACTGGGCACTCATGTTTGGCAGAGCTTTTCATGTAGGAAGCCCCTGGTTGTGAGTGTATCTCTTCAGAGGGGTTTTACCTTTGCTTCTGCAAAGTGCCCAGGGGTCTCATAAGTCTACGACTACTACTTACATTCTTTTCTTAGGTTGGGGTTTGGGGACCATAATACAGATGGTGCAAATTTAAACCCCAAAACTATGAGAACAGGGTAGTGATTTCAAATTCACAGATTTCAAATTTGCCCAGGCCATGACAAAGAAGTCCTTTACCATCCTCCTGTACTGGTGTaggttagttttttgtttgttttggtttttttctgttctacATTTAACTGGTAGTTTAGTTCTTTCTGAGGGGGTGAGGGAATTAGAATTATCTACCTTGTTTTCAGGAAACTtcatgaattattattattcagtatAGTTTTTAATTCTGTCATAGGGGtgtcatttaattaatttctctcttcttgttcattcatccattcagcaaTCCTTCAGTGCCTATTATGCCCGGGTATTGTTTTATGCATGAGGGTTACCAGAGTGGGAAAGACAAAGTTCTTATCTTAATAGAACTTAATATTTAAGTATGTCAGATATTTTAGGTATTATTGGAAATTtagtttatttagaatttttccaattataaataatttgcaATGATTATCCTTATATGTAGATCTTAATCATGTATCCTTAATCCTCAATATAGGATTttgagatatttatattttataatttaatagcCCAAAAGAGAATAATCAGAGCTCAGTTTGGTCACAACTCACCGGGTCTTAGTGACATAAGTTGACAGCAGCCTAAAGCACCAAAAAGATTTTCTCCTGCAAGCAATTCCACAATACAGGGACATTGTCAGGTCCTTAGAGAAAAGaggagttaaaaagaaaaagttatagtatacaatttaaagtaatgatcaccAAGAGGGTTATACTTTAAGCCAGGATAGGACTACTTTTTAATATTAAGGAAAGAAACTAAATAGGAGTTAGATGAGCTGGCTTCTAAATTGCATTTGTGCTACTAACTAGCTGTGGGATTTCAACTTTTCAGTACCTCTTTTCTAATCTACAAAATTGAAACCTGTTCCGCCTACCTAATAGGTTATTGTGAGACTCTACTATCCACAAAAAATATGTTCTTCCTTCCGTATTGTAGACTTGTTGCTAGAAGGTAGCTCCTAAGCCACAGTTtacatttctctcctctcttataTCTAAGCGGGGTCAAAAGTAGGTCTTAACAATGGAATGTGAGTGGAAGTGATGTATATCTCTTCTAGGCAGAAGCAGCTAAGAAATGGGTATgcttagggggtgcctgggtcactcagttggttcagcatccaactcttggtttcatctcaggtcctgatctcagggtggtgggatcaagcccctcaccGGGCTCTGCCAttggcttggagtctgcttgagattctccctctccctctctctctctgcccttccccccattcgcacacgtgtgcacacactctctctctaaaataaataaataaatctttaaataaaaattttaaaataataaaaaaaaaaagaggggcgcctgggtggcacagcggttaagtgtctgccttcggctcagggcatgatcccggagttatgggatcgagccccacatcaggctcctctgctatgagcctgcttcttcctctcccactacccctgcttgtgttccctctctcgctggctgtctctatctctgtctaataaataaataaaatcttttaaaaaaaattaaaataaaattaaaaaaaaagaagtgggtaTGACTTcatcctctttcctccttctgctTAGAAGACTCTGGAATGGCAGAGTCATTAGATGGAAAAGCCTGGATCCTTGAATCACAACATGGACAAAAGCCACCTGCCAACCAAAGGACCCCCCCACCACGTTGGAGGATttatgagtgagaaata is part of the Ursus arctos isolate Adak ecotype North America unplaced genomic scaffold, UrsArc2.0 scaffold_7, whole genome shotgun sequence genome and encodes:
- the NUDT13 gene encoding NAD(P)H pyrophosphatase NUDT13, mitochondrial isoform X3 → MELLDFYCQCENVLFMGNKILIDIQFKRNHLLQNGFDLTMSLYCGIACRRKSFWCFRLLSTYVTKTRYLFELKEDDDACKKAQQTGAFYLFHSLAPLLQKSGHQYQAPRHSLLELERLLAKFGQDTQRIEDSVLIGCSEQHEAWFALDLVLNSSSSINASLQKSEMETELKGSFTKLRKALFQLNTKDASLLTMAQALLRWHDAHQFCSRSGQPTKKNMAGSKRVCPSNKIIYYPQMAPVVITLVSDGTRCLLARQSSFPKGMYSALAGFCDIGLS